The following nucleotide sequence is from Flavobacterium sp. N1736.
AACCTTCGCCTTCTCCATCAACTCCTCCATGACCAAAGACGTCAAAAATCCCATCTCCAATTTGGTAATTTTCTGGTTTATTTTTTTCATCAAATGTTCCAGCGAAATTAGAATGATCACGTGCGAAAAAATTGACTGGTGGTTCACTACCATCATTTGATGTTTCATCGCTTTTATTTTCACTTCCGTTACTATTTAAACCAATACTACCCATGGCATCGCTAAAAGAAACAGTTTTATCACCATCATTATATACTCCTTTATTTCCTTTGTTATGTTCTTCCCAATTATATGTCGCCTGCATTCCATCAGGATCAATAAAAAAGACAGGATTATTAAGTGCGTATGTATAAGGACTAAATCTTCTGGATGTTTCAGCCAAAGGATCAATATTCATCCAGCGACCAATCGCTGGATCATAATTACGTGCCCCAAAGTCATAGAATCCAAGCCCCAGCTCGTCTTGGAGATCCTTGCCGTTGTACTTATACTTCTGAGCTGGATTTGATGAAACGATCATATTATTGTTATCCTTCTGTTTTAATCCAAAAGGATAATAATTGTTTTCTTCCACTATTTCGTTTTGCCCATTTTGTGTTATTTTTTCTATTTTTAACTCATCAAACCATGCACTTCCCTTTACAGTACCAGTGTTGTAATCAAGGGTTATTCTTGAATTTATCGTTTTAATATTGGCTGGTACCGTAACAATCTTTTCAACATATATCCATTCGCCTTTAGTAGTGATGTATTTATAATCATACAGTGTTGTATATTCAGTTTCTCCTTCTTTTTTTCCCATCAGTTCCAATCTGGCACGAGACCATTGTGTTATGTTTTCTAAAAGAACCCATCCTGAAATACGATATTGCGTATCTACAGTATTGTTTACGGCAATCCACTGTGTACTGTGCACAGATCTCGATACGTCTTCCACATGTACATCTATTCTTCCTGAGCGATTACCAGAATGTTTTACAGCTGTGTCAAATGCATCTAAAGCATGTCCCCAGCTGGCACCGGTACCATCCCAACCTGTTGGGTTTTCAAAACTGTCTTGCCATAAAGTCTGAGAATTTGTCTGGCTTGTAATTACACCATCATTGTTATTATCAGCATAACTCAATCTTATATTACCTAAATGATCTTTGTATTGATATACATATTTATAAGAACTGCCAATAGGCTCAATATAACCTTCTGGTTGGTTAATAAATTTTAAAACAGATCCGTTACCTTCTTCAAAATTTTGAACATATTGAAAAGCTCCGGCATAAATAGTTTCTGTTACGTCTCCCTCTTTGTTTACTCTTTTCTTTTGTTTTGTTCCTAAAGCATCATAAATATAATTAATTTTTGAATAATCATCATCTCTAAATTTTATTTCTACAGGAAGGTTCAAATAATTATATAGTATAGCAGTAATTTCTTTATTACTATCAGTACTCACGTTTCCATTATTATCATAAGTATACTCAACAGCAGTATTACTTCCATTATTGAATCCTTCGGTACTGCCTGATACATCTTCTACTTTGGTGAGCTTATTTCCAGTATCATAAGCATAAACCAGATTGTCCATAGTACCAAATAGAGTAGCGGTAGAATTGGTATTCCCTAATCTTAAAATACTCATAATGTTACCATTTTTATCATATTTGATACCTTCGTTATATCTTCCCGGGTTTATGGTTGAATTATCTGTAGCTTGTGTTAACCTGTTTAAATTATCATAATTATAAGTATAATTTCTTAAACTATTGTCAGTATTGGCTGTTCTCCAAAAGGTCTGGCTAATATTGCCATTAAACAATGGAGCTCCCGTTGTTGGAGTGTTATAGTTTATCTGAAAAGCAAATAAATTATTACTAATGTTATTTACATTATTAATACCTTTTAACCAGCCTCTAATATTGTAGCTGTAATCAACGTTTTGTAGTCGTGATTGTGTTGTTGCTTTACCGCCAACACCTTTCGCTATTAGCTGCCCTAAACTATCGTATGCATTATTTGCAATTATTTCCTCCGGCTGATTATTAATAGTTTGTTTTTGTGTTAATGCTCTGCCTGCATGATCATAAGAATAAGTATCAATGATAGTTATCATACCATCACTGTCTTTTTTATGTGTAGAGGTAGTCTGTAGTGTTTTACCAGCAAAATCTAACTGGGTTTTTACTGATGCAACTATATTTAAATAATTATTTTTATTATAATTATAAATAGATCTTCCTTTAGTATCATAATAGCTAACATTGGTTGTCCAGGCTGATGTTCCTAGAATACGTACTTTAGAACAGGTGGCTAGTCCTTTGGCATTGGTAGCAGGTGTAATGCCATATGATATAGCCGCTGTTCCCTGATCTAAATCTATATCAAGATAGTTATCATAATAAGTTATGGTAAAAAGGTCAATTCCTGTATTTGGAAAAACAATATTAGAATAATTTACACTTGTACCGTTAATATTTAAAGCGTCAGCCTGTTTGTTTTCAAATAAAGCTGAACTATCATTTGCCAAGGCTTGTACAGAAGGTCTGGTTATTTGTACGGAATTTATGTATTCACCTGTATATACAGGTCTGCCAAAAGCATCGTATTTAGTAAACATCCATTTGTTGCTGGCTTTTAAATTAGCATCTTGCGAAAGTATCGGTCTGTCTAATTTATCATAAATAATATATTCCCATTCTTTACCAGGCAATTTTTTTTCAACTAGCCTATTTCTTGTATCATATCTATATTGATAACACAATTCTTTTAAAGCAGAATCACTTATTGCTCCTTCGGCTTTAGGGGATAAAACATAAGTTAAGTTTCCATAAATATCATAAATGTAATAGGTATCGTGCTTAACTTCTGTTTGAGATGCATAGTTAGAATAAGTGCGTTTTAAAATAAGTTTTCCTTCTTTATTTTTAAATTCTTCTGTTGTATTATTTTTACCACTTACCCAATTTTCATCTTTAGTTATACTCTTATACAATTGATTATCAGAATAAGTTGTAGTAGTAGAAACAGCTGGAACATAAACACCATCAGAATTTAATGTTGTTGTAACCACATAAAGTTTAACTTCATCAGCTGCTGTTGCACTATTGGTTTGATAGTCTAGTTTTATTTCGTGACCAGAACCTAATGCCCAGTCTTTTCCGGGAGAAGCTTGCAATAATACACGATTTAAAGGTGAGTTTTCAAACTTCTTTTGAGAAAATGGGTTAGGAAGCGCATTATCAATATCCTGAGGATAATTTAATTTATAGTAATCAATAGTTCCGGATTGTGCATCAACGCTTTTTCTGTATGATGCAACAGAACCCAAATTATCCATATACGGTAAATATTCTTTTTCTTGTCTACCAATATTATCATAAGCAGTATGTGTAATAATATCTGTTTTATTAGGCGAAGCCTTTATACCAATATTCTGAATTGGTCTGCCTAAGCCATCATAATATACAACACCTTCTATAACGTCAGAATTATTTGCTATGGCATCACTAGACTTTAAACCCGTTTGATATTTGCGCGTAAAAACGAAATTTTCATTGCTTAAAGCAAAAGGAGGAATGTATTCGTCGGCACTAATTTTTGCCCAAAATGTACTTCCGGCCAGTATATAAGTATTAGGGCTAAGTGTAATACTTTGTGTTGCAATAAGGGTTTCATTTCCTGTTACTGTATAAGGTGTATTTATGCTTCCTTTTGTTATTGTTGCCGGAGTTTGAGCTGTCGTATATATAGTAAATAACAACAAAATAATTTGTATGCTATATCGTTTGTTTTTTTTCATCGTAATCTTATGATTAGGTTTTTAAATCCTCTAAATTATAGTCCGTCTTCAGAAAGAAAGTCAGCTTGATAATTTAGATTGTCGCTACTTGATAATCCTTGTTGAAAAGTTATTATTTCACTTTCAAAAGACAAAGGCGGACCCGAATCAAATCTTTTTGTAGCAATACAAATTAATTTTCCTCTCTTTCCGTTTAGCGATGGCGGAATAAAGAAAAGATCTCTAGATTCTAAAGTTCTAATGATTGGAATTTGCTGTCCAGTGTTTTCAATTTTTAAATACCAATTAAAAGTATAACTAGAACTATTTTCTACTTTTTGAATTACAGATTCCCTATCAAATCTATATGCTCCTTTATTCACATAAAAACTAGTATAATATTCCAGCATATACGGAAAAGTTATGAAAGATGGAAAAGCTATAGGAGTAAATATATCTTCATTATGAATTCCGCCTGTTGGTCTAGGAAAATTAAATAAAGGATGTAAGCTAGGGTTAGTAACACCTGTCCAGGTAAAAGTTGTTGGAAGCCATGCCGGAACAGGAATGTCATAAAATTGAAAATTATCGACCCATATTTTAAAATCAGATGGCTCTGGGTTGCCATTATCAATTGTCCACGGAGAATCATTCCAATATCCGGGATCTGCAGGTGTTGTTCCCGAATTATTTCCAATTCCATATCCTGAAGTTTTGCTGCAAACATCACCAGAATAAAAATCAGAAATACTTAACTTATAAAAGGCAGGTAAATTATCATAATCATCCAGCCCGCTTTTAAATTGCATTAAATTGCTTTTTGCCAGATAAATGACAGTCTTTCTAATAGGATCCTCACGATCATAACCTGATGTTATTTTTGCAGAACAAACTATTCTGCCAAAAGTTCCTTCTAAACATTTTGGTATAAAAAAGATATTTGAATATTCCTGAGCTTGCGGAAGTTCTATTTTTTTTCCATCAATTTCCATCCACCACGTTAATTCAATAA
It contains:
- a CDS encoding RHS repeat-associated core domain-containing protein; its protein translation is MKKNKRYSIQIILLLFTIYTTAQTPATITKGSINTPYTVTGNETLIATQSITLSPNTYILAGSTFWAKISADEYIPPFALSNENFVFTRKYQTGLKSSDAIANNSDVIEGVVYYDGLGRPIQNIGIKASPNKTDIITHTAYDNIGRQEKEYLPYMDNLGSVASYRKSVDAQSGTIDYYKLNYPQDIDNALPNPFSQKKFENSPLNRVLLQASPGKDWALGSGHEIKLDYQTNSATAADEVKLYVVTTTLNSDGVYVPAVSTTTTYSDNQLYKSITKDENWVSGKNNTTEEFKNKEGKLILKRTYSNYASQTEVKHDTYYIYDIYGNLTYVLSPKAEGAISDSALKELCYQYRYDTRNRLVEKKLPGKEWEYIIYDKLDRPILSQDANLKASNKWMFTKYDAFGRPVYTGEYINSVQITRPSVQALANDSSALFENKQADALNINGTSVNYSNIVFPNTGIDLFTITYYDNYLDIDLDQGTAAISYGITPATNAKGLATCSKVRILGTSAWTTNVSYYDTKGRSIYNYNKNNYLNIVASVKTQLDFAGKTLQTTSTHKKDSDGMITIIDTYSYDHAGRALTQKQTINNQPEEIIANNAYDSLGQLIAKGVGGKATTQSRLQNVDYSYNIRGWLKGINNVNNISNNLFAFQINYNTPTTGAPLFNGNISQTFWRTANTDNSLRNYTYNYDNLNRLTQATDNSTINPGRYNEGIKYDKNGNIMSILRLGNTNSTATLFGTMDNLVYAYDTGNKLTKVEDVSGSTEGFNNGSNTAVEYTYDNNGNVSTDSNKEITAILYNYLNLPVEIKFRDDDYSKINYIYDALGTKQKKRVNKEGDVTETIYAGAFQYVQNFEEGNGSVLKFINQPEGYIEPIGSSYKYVYQYKDHLGNIRLSYADNNNDGVITSQTNSQTLWQDSFENPTGWDGTGASWGHALDAFDTAVKHSGNRSGRIDVHVEDVSRSVHSTQWIAVNNTVDTQYRISGWVLLENITQWSRARLELMGKKEGETEYTTLYDYKYITTKGEWIYVEKIVTVPANIKTINSRITLDYNTGTVKGSAWFDELKIEKITQNGQNEIVEENNYYPFGLKQKDNNNMIVSSNPAQKYKYNGKDLQDELGLGFYDFGARNYDPAIGRWMNIDPLAETSRRFSPYTYALNNPVFFIDPDGMQATYNWEEHNKGNKGVYNDGDKTVSFSDAMGSIGLNSNGSENKSDETSNDGSEPPVNFFARDHSNFAGTFDEKNKPENYQIGDGIFDVFGHGGVDGEGEGFFADYKTGGPFIDNAQDFDTRMSKVSPAYKKQIEGGFGAFTINLFICQGGSGNKSMAKKISKAHPNATVVAFDGFVMYGNDASGKSVINGASSNIKYNDNKGYRVVYQNGKEISRMLYSTYRASGKLF